One segment of Deinococcus humi DNA contains the following:
- a CDS encoding type II toxin-antitoxin system PemK/MazF family toxin — protein MTPTLTLGAVFVADFPEHDPSGHEQEGPRPAVLVGLPTKAGRPRFPVLMLAPVTTFRGQPWVTVAPDLYPVLPAGAGGLRVSSVVLTDQTRALDASRVSRLLGHLTPEQYAPVQAAVRLIFSA, from the coding sequence ATGACGCCAACCCTAACACTCGGCGCAGTGTTCGTGGCCGACTTTCCTGAGCACGATCCCAGTGGACATGAACAGGAGGGGCCTCGGCCTGCGGTTTTGGTGGGGCTGCCCACGAAGGCTGGGCGCCCCCGTTTCCCAGTGCTGATGCTCGCCCCAGTCACGACGTTCCGGGGGCAGCCCTGGGTGACGGTGGCGCCTGACCTGTATCCCGTGCTGCCGGCGGGGGCCGGCGGACTGCGGGTCTCCAGCGTCGTGCTGACGGACCAGACGCGGGCTCTGGATGCGTCACGGGTGTCGCGCCTCCTGGGTCACCTGACTCCGGAGCAATACGCGCCGGTGCAAGCGGCGGTGCGGCTTATTTTTAGCGCGTAA
- a CDS encoding helix-turn-helix domain-containing protein, whose amino-acid sequence MRTVQFTLRHYLAAHGLSAYRLAQAARGRVSERTVYALARGETSRVDLGTLGAVMSTLEELTGEPVSPADLLTAVTVPGPDREARAWLDGDASRLGEFEPYDWGGSDPYTLGEPVRVGPDGELVIGGE is encoded by the coding sequence ATGCGAACCGTTCAGTTCACCCTGAGGCACTACCTAGCCGCTCATGGCCTGAGTGCGTACCGCCTCGCGCAGGCCGCGCGTGGCCGGGTCAGTGAGCGCACCGTCTACGCCTTAGCACGTGGCGAGACCAGCCGCGTGGATCTAGGCACCCTGGGGGCTGTCATGAGCACCCTGGAGGAGTTGACCGGCGAGCCGGTTAGCCCAGCTGATCTGCTGACCGCGGTCACGGTGCCAGGGCCAGACCGCGAGGCGCGGGCATGGCTGGATGGGGACGCCTCTCGCCTAGGCGAGTTCGAGCCGTACGATTGGGGCGGCAGTGATCCGTACACCCTGGGCGAGCCGGTGCGGGTGGGGCCAGACGGCGAACTTGTCATCGGGGGCGAATGA